The Pleuronectes platessa chromosome 11, fPlePla1.1, whole genome shotgun sequence DNA segment CCTCTGCCCCCCTCCAACCTGCTGCCGGAGGTTCAGAAACCCACTTCCTTGTTCTTCATGTCAAGGTgactctgtgcacacacacacacacactcacacacacacacacacacacacacatcaccaccaccaccacagacaaacaggaaacagtcaTCTGTTATGTCCCGTCAAACTGCATGCAGCTCAAGTTTTTCTGAAAAAGGCTGCAGCAAGAAAGGAACGTGATGTGCATGAGTTGTGCTCACCTGGTTTGGTttagaacacagacacattcgACTTTGAatgtttctcttctcttatttccttattaaaaccaaaaacCTGGTAAGTGGAAACTTTTAGCTTTTCCACGAACAAGGCACTTAATATGAAAACAGCTTTGTTACATCACAGGAAAGGAAATTGTTCTTCCAGAgacatataaagtatttatgagatatatatatatatgtgtatgtaaatATCGTGGGTAATGATGTCCCGATGGACTTGTTTGAGATTTGTGAAGGGCAGTGCTGTCAAAACCAAACAGATAtttagagtttaaaaaaaacatagcatGAGCAAACTACACTTTTTAAGACATGCAGTggatacaccccccccccccccccccccccctcctctcagcCCTCTTCTCAAAGCTTCGGGCCCTCGTCTCTTTATCAGCGCTGTAGGCCTCTCTGGTTTGTGAAGACTCTGGTCATGTGTAGTGAGATCACAGCCAGACTGCGTGCAGACATGCAAGtcggttagtgacagacaggtacaccgATGAATCATCGGTGATTTGTTAACGTTATAGATCTGATAAATTAAGTATGTTTTTCAGTTATTAAAACGGGTCCCATGGTTTCCAGCGCTTTACAGAAAACCTCCAGAACTTGATATCTGCTGCCAACCCAGTTGTTGATGCCTGCTTTACAATtctgtggtttttatttgtgGTGTAAACTGAATATTCATGTTGTGGGATTCTAAACAATGTGTGACACAGACTGAAACAATGTGAGGTGGTGAGTAATCATCCTAAAACCAGTCATAGCCAAAGCAATATTTTGTGTTTCCCCTCTGACCTGATTGGAATGCATGAACGGTGCCTGCACTCACACTGACTGGGCCCTGCAGTAAAGTCAGGCTCTCAGGAGGAAGGCCAGTGGTTCAGAGATGTTGCTGGAGGGTTAGTGGGAGCAAAGGACCAAGACAAGAATCTCACTAGGCCCAGGTTCTCTGGAATAAAGCAACAAGGGGGCCTCTATGGGTCAGCTGTGACGGGTCAGCACCCACCATTGTATGGAGGGAAGGGAGTTCCTGTCCTGGATCCTTTTTGCAATCTGAGAGAATATAAACATGGACAGACGGGAAGTGTCCAGAGAGCGAGGAAACACAGCGGCAGTGTGGATGTTGAGTTGAGAGTCTAAAAGGGGAAGTTACATTATGTTGTTAGTGAAAGAAGATACCATTCTGCTTGTATTACTGCGCAAAAAGATTATCTCCATTTATTTTAATGCGAGAATACACAAATAAACGGACCACACAGGGAGCTGGACAGTCTGATAACTGTAACTTCTATGAGGCGACTGTGTATCCCTCCATTCGCATTGGACGTCCTCTCACACATATCGATCAGCTCCCCTCAGGATCACCGATCGGGTCATAGTCACACTTTTTTATTCTTGGAAACATTAcagcctccctcctcttccccccggATCAATACTTCAGCTGAAACCAGGGAGCTTCTCCTCTTTGCTTAACTAAACCTTTCTCGATTATAGAGTTTGATCATCCGCAGGTCAATAGCCCTGACTGCTCCCTGTGCGGATCGCCACCAATCAACTTCCACCACAGTGAAACTCCCATTAGTGCTGGAGGCTGCACAGAAGCACAGGCCTCATGAATCTccttttaaatataacatttataaaaaaagataCCCTTCAAAGTTTGACATTGGCGCTATTAGTGTGGATTACACCTTTAGCCCaatatttcttattatttaaaGTGTGCCGGATTAACCACTAAGTTCCTGTTTGCAATGTATTTGTGAACGTTCAGATAACTGTCACTGGACTATTTTAATTTTGAGGAATAAGTTTCATTTGTACCTTCGATAAAAAGCTTAGGGACAGCTGAAACAACACCAGTCCCCCATGGCCTGTCTCTTTTAATGCAGCCCATGAGACTAAAATTAAAACTTGGAATCTTATATAACCCTAATATTGTCTTTTAATAGTCTCCATTAATAAGTGTGCAGCTGTAGTTGTGTTAGATTCTGCTTCAGGTGTTAAAAGCGTCTGCATGTGAACCATCTTCCGAAAACAACCCTTGTACACAGTTCATGACAAAGTTCAACTTTTCCAAAAATATGGGGTTTATTGACTTAACTGCAATCAATACttacaaaagagagaaaaaaaacaaaacagttttcatattaACTCACAGAAATTACTGtagtgggagaaaaaaaaaatggctgaaaaaatacattcaacagtttttactttctttgtgtCAAAAATGTGTTCACCTCTTCCAAACACGTGAAGGCAAGACGAGTGACTTAAAAAATTATTTCTCCTCCATTGTTATCAAATATAAAAGGCCACAGAAGCCTTAGCTACCTGGAATGTATTCAATGAGGCACTTCCAATGGTCAAGaggggcgtggggggggggggggggtgggcgcCAAGCAAGTGCATCAAGCATCCAATCAAATTAAAAGAACTAGATCAACTTTCCTCAACCCATTTGGTCACAGCTATTGCTCGTGATAAAACACACTGGGTGTGAGATCATTGCTGATGTTTCAACACCACCAGGCTTCCAAGCTGGAGCTTCTCCTTAACCAGTGATGTGAGAGGCTGTTAGGAACCCCTTCATTTCCACCATCTACCCAAGTACTGTGAAAATACTTCTGTTTAGAGCTGGGGCAAGATCAGAGACTAAAGAAACAGAGGAGCTGAAtcagtgtaaaaaaacaaacagtcgaCTTTTGTTACTGTCTGGTTATTGGAaggcatgtggggggggggggggaagagacatCAGGAATGAATACAAGCAAATCGAGCTAAGATGGAATTGCAGTCCAATAAGAGGGAGTAAAGAATAAAgtacaataaataatcaaaacgCAAAAcatctttttttgcattttttttttgctttaaattaAGTTTCATTTTGACAAAGTGTAGTTGCAGAACAAGTCATTGAAGTACAATATAttaaactgtgaaaaaaaggaaaactgacAAAAACGTCTTCACAATCTTTAGATTAATATGGAAGATCATAATTtaacataaaagaaaatatattctaTTGTTCATTATCcagataaatacaaaacaaaattaacaaaaaatgcATATGATCACCAATAAATATGTTCTGATAAGTTAAATAAGCAGTGACAAGAAAACCTTCTGTCTGGAAagttttttcaaataataataaccgtaataataacattaataaaaaataattatcaaataaagaaagcaaaaaaaaggGATGTAATGAGTACAGAGAGAGAGCTCCTCAGAGCAGGCTTTTTaaaggggtgtggggggggggggagaagttaAGTAAAATAGCTTGGAGATCCGATCTCGTCAAGTCGCAGGATGTAGAACTGCACCATGGGAATGCTGGAATTCCCCAGATCGGTGAAGATGAAGGGAGGGGAGGCCGGGTCGAGAAGTGGGACTAGAGTCCTACAGGTTTAATGATCAGGTTGATATCAACACTTCCTTCCCATagacacaggaaaaaaaaaaaaaccacaaaaaaaGCCAGTGACCAgcaacaggaggagaaaaaactcgagagggggaaaaaacaaaaacataaccaaCTTCCAGTTCAAAGTCCTTCCTGCAGACTCACCCAGTCCACAATTACATAAGACGAGCTCGAGAAGAACCGTGACAGGGGGGGgtagggggtgggggtggtggaggggggtcAAACGAGAAAGAACCAAAAATAAACAGTAGTCCATTCACCCTAAACACATGCAAAAACCGCCCCAGgcactttttttcttcttttttttaaaaactattCATATCATTTCAGggtctgttattttttttcctctccttttgTCTTAACTCAGTCTGTAAAAAACGGCTGCGGTAAATCTACACTTACGTTAGTGAGCACCCTCTAGCTAGCTCGGGGGGGGGAAGTGGTATCAtcagggagggaaagagggagggagggagggagggaggggggggctagGAGGCTAGTGCAATGCACGCCCCTTTCCAAGGCCACTTGTGCTGCTACACATTCAAGAACAAATaagaataagaaagaaaaaggaaaacaagtgGCACCTGGGGAAAAACAGTCAATTCTTGTtcgtgtgattttttttttttcattgttcaaTTTCCTCTCCATTTTTGGCACTATGACACATGGCAGGTTAGGTCTTTAAAACTTGCTGTGCAGATCAATGGATGAAATGATCATTCGAGTTCCCTTAATTGACTAAATCCTCATAACGCTAACGAGGAAGTGACACGGTGTGTTGAGTGAAgagaagacgggggggggggcttgggaGAAGGGCAGAGGTAGAGGGGAGTGCCGTGTTCTCTTTGTGTCATCAAACATAAAGTCATTGGTGGGTGCTCGCAGTTTAGTCGTCAGAGATGGAGAGGCGGCTGAAGATGGGAAGGCGGCGGGTGGTGTCCAGCGTGGGGGGACTCGGAGCCACTCAGGCTGCCTCCAGAGCTGCTCTGGTAGCCATCTTGGTCTGACAGGGAGTCAGGAGGGCTGGATGGAGTATCGAACATCTGAGGGGACTCCAACATGGGCCTGAAATAGTAAGGTTTGCTCGTTGGAGAGGGAGGTGCAGGGTTGTTGGGCTCTGTGCCTAAAGGGCCGACACTGAGGCTGGGTCCAAACAGGTTGGCCAGCTCCTGGCTGGAGTAGGTGAAGGGGTTACTGCTGGGCCAGTCGGACACTTCGTCAGGGAAGAACATGGGTGGAGGGGTGACTGAGGTGGGGCTGTCTCTCAGCCCGGCTGAGCTGGAGAAGCCTGCGAAGCTGTAGCTGTGCTGCAGCCGGGGCCTCTCCATCTTGTTGGAAGAGTTTAGAGGGGAGGACTGCTGGGGGGGTCCGCGCCGCTCCTCAGCGTTGTGGATGAAATGGCAGCGAGGCCCGTATGGGCAGAACCCAATGGTGTGGAAGGTGCGGCACAGCTCAGTCTTGTATTTGGGATGGCGGCTCAGGCTGCGCAGTTCATGGATCCCGTGAGCAAACTGGCACTTGTCGCCGTACTTGCAGGAGCCGTTCTCCTCGAAGGGCCTGCAGAGCTCCGTCTTGTATCGGCTGGAGTTCacctggctgctgctgccggtggGACTGGCCGGGCCCAGGCACTTGTTCATGagcctctcacctgtctcagagAAGGAGCGGTCTCTCATGCGGTTCTCCTTGTTGCTGCCGCCGTTGCCGAGCCCTGAGATGAGCGAGCAGTGGTCTCCCGCCTTCAGGCTGTTCAGAAACTGGTTCTGGCAGAACTTTGTGCTGCTGACAGAGTGCCGCCGCTGGTACACACCCCCCACGGAGGGAGATCCCACCGCTTTCCTGTCCAGCAGGGCTCCGGTGGGGCTGGAGATGGGCACATTGGCACCAGTGCAAGGGACAGACATGGGATGGGGGGCGCCCAGGTTGTTGTTGAAGCCGAGCAATTTGTTGTtctgtaaaaacacacagagaagaaaaaacagcaCCATTAGAAACCAATACATTTTACAGATCCACCAAAACTGACAACGTGGTCTTGAGTGTGTTGGAGGGccgcagcgagagagagagggagagagagggggcgagggagaaaaaaaatcccagcCTCCACTTGCATGACTGTTCTCTTTGGCTCTGACAACACGAGCGGATACAGGCCTATAGAACAGCAGCTGGTTTGGCAAGTTGCCCCGGCGAGGAATGTGTGCCTGTTTAGTAAatggagcagcagcacatgAGAGGCCAGTCAGTGGCCACCGAGCGGCTGCAGCATTTGAAAGAGAATGAAAGTGGCCCGAGCATCCTGCTGAATtacaacagagagaaaaagagagactcATCTGCTTTTCAATGCACTGCAGGAAATCACCggtcaggctgctgctgctgctttacatgagaacacacaccagcacacactcaAATCTCTACAAGTGTGTAAAGAAATCTGAAAACTTGTAAAGCAGATGCAAGACTAGGAGGCAGTTTGTTTTCCACCTGGAGGGAAGTTAAGGTTTTATGTCCTTTAAGGGTTTTTATTCTCCATCGTTAAAAAGGTTATTGTCTGAGGAGTGCTACAGGGGCAGGAGGAGGCTGGAGCCAGACGAATCTGGTCAATGATTAGCGAGCATGTGGCTGATCTGTGAgcagtattaaaaaaataaaaaaagtggcGCAAAACTGCTCCACAGCTTCAGACTGAATCACAAACATGTTGCAGCAAAACCCGGTTTAAACAAATCCCTCGAATTATAACTTTAAACACACACGTGTCACGGGGGGttggaaaatagaaaaaacgcGGAAAAGGGGAAAGTttaaacacagcaacacacgtTCGAGTCCCCGCCACACTTTTAAAAAAGGACGTGTACACgagaagacacaaacaaacaaacaaacagcgacAAACTAAACAAAGTAACAAATCAGAGCAGCGGAGCAACAGGCTCCGGGCGGAGGGAGCAGAGGGCCACGGTCATTCCTCCACAGGCTGCGGCGAACAGGCCCCCCGCGGCCCGGCACCGCTCGGCCCGGcccggctcggctcggctctggagacagggagaagacagagggagaacagAAGTTTGTGCAGCTCTCTACCTTGTTCATTATTTCGAAGTCGAAGAAAGGCGACACCACGGCTGTGGACATCTTTGCAGCGAGCGGACTCGAGTCGAAGCAGGAGGAAACTCTCTTATCAGAAAGTTCGCTGCAGGTCTGCGGAGgcttctcctcttttctggaggtatttctttttttgggggggtatatatatatttctcttttGAGGGATTTGCTGCTCCTGTGTATTTAGTGACCCTGCAGAACTCCCCCTCTGCCCTGCACCAGCCCCGACATTTGCTTTTTAATCCGTTGCAGGAGGAGCCTCGAGCGCTGGGCGTCAACTTTCAGTCaactttttctccccccccccccccctcctctctcttcctcatgAGTTGGACTAACTTGCCTTGGTTTGACAGTTTGTCTGAGATCCCTGAACACCAGACAAGTTCACTGATTTGAATTCTAAGAAACTCAAAGTGAAACCAAGTCTAGGTTTTAACTTCTTTATTTAGATAAtgcactttattgatcccaaattgTGAAATTATAGACCAAAGTAGCAATAAAACACATACGGAAGAGTTAAAATAGAATCTAATAAACACTACACGTACTTAAAACTCTACACACTGCCCAAGTAAACAAGTTTTATTACTTAACACTTGGCTAAAGTTGTTTATCAAAGTTGGTGATACTGTACATGTTCTGTTTATAACTTTGTTTGAGTGTTGAAAGTATGTAAATACAACTTTCAGTAGTTCTTTTTAAaccctagtggtgaagtgtaaGGCTACAACTTTATGCCCCTTTTCTTTCCCTTATGGAAATCTGCTGCTTAACCAGTCTGGAGTTGTTTACTGGGAGGCGCTGCTGGGTGCTCGGGGTTTCAGCTACCATCCACTACTCTGTAATTAATTTACGCTTAATTGCTGGAGTGTAACGTCACTGGTGGGACTTTCCGGTGAATTCAGGCAGCCAGAGATTTTTTAACTCCTTCCCGTCAACAGTTTTAAAttcctctctcgctctgcctgtgtgtgtgtgtgtgtgtgtgtgggtgtgtgtgtgtctctctctctcttttcaccaCACTTTCTCTCCTGTTCCTAACCAGCAGCTGAATGTGGGCAGGGACGTACAGTACATGTCATTTCATCAGGTATTCAATAACCTGATACCGCGAGTGATCTCACCGAATTCAACCACAGCCAGTCACGTATAAAAGGAGCCATGGCTGCGGAGAGTGACACCCATACAAGACCCATTGTGGTCCatcttcctcctgcctcccaGTCCATGACAGAGCAGCCATCGGCCATGTGCAGAGTCAGTGTCAAGGGTTGGGTTGCAAtacttcaggaggagagaggaaaagaaaggttcgggggggggggggggggggagaaaagaagctgatagcaaacaaaaaaaaaggtctggagttggaggagggggggatgaTGGCGTGAGGGGGGAGATTTATGGGAGACGTTTATTACTACACAGCACTGCCCCAGGGAGGTGAGGGAAGAggggtggggagagagagagaggcaaaacATTCCCTttccccttcctcttctctggCTACACAGGAGCCACATGGGGGGGTGGAGAGCTTTGTCTCGccgaggagctgcagagggaagTTTGGGTTTTGCACTGAAATGTAGAAGTTCTGTTGAGATAGAACAGAGCagacacaagagagagagagaggccctgGATGGAGGCCGAACTTCTCCTCATCTCCAGCCCaaagttctcctttcaccagctgaCCTTAGAAAACAAGAGTGTTATCTGCCTCCGTGTGTTTTCAGGAAAAGTACTAAGTTATTCTGGACCCAGtcagacggagagagggagagagagagagagagagagatgggggggggggggcgagggtgTGCTTTTCAACATAAAAAGGGTTTTACGAGCCACGGCTGTGTAGAGCAATCTCCCCCTGGAGTGTTTTCACAGACGCCAGGGTGGGATGACAGACCTGCTGGAAATCACATCTGCAGTTCAAATGGCTTGTCAGTGATGGATTGAGTGGATCAGATGGATTGTGGCCCCCTGAGGAGTGAAGGGAgactttctgtgtgttttagcGATCACACAAAAAATCTGTGTAGGTGTGAAAGGACCTTAAAGGACTCGTTCTTGTCACACGCTAAACAGAATCAAAGCCAGAGTTTATTTACAGTACAGCCGATGCACAGGGGACCGTGATGTCAGGGGCAGGAAACTTCACAGCAGACTTGAACTCGGTGAGGTCAGCGGGGCACCGAACTCAACAACAAGCTGCTGACTAAGATGGAAATGTCCCCTGTGCTGGACCTTGGCCTCAAGAAGCCTCACGCGCCGCAGTTGTTTGCTTTAATACTCTCAGATGTACCATGCCTGTGCTTGATATTGTGCGACTTGCTTATCCTTCCAGGTTTAAGAGGAGGCACCTGTTTCCTGTCAAGGAGAAaatatacaacaaaaaaaaaaaacagtccgCTCTCTCGGGGGAAATGTCAGGTGTGTTGCTATTTTAAGATGCGGCGAGTAAACCCCCACCTACTATAACTGCGACACAGAAGTTTGAACACTCCCTTGTTTTTTTGAAAAACTTTTTAACACTTAGTTTtccaatatttttgtatttacacTCGGGGGGGGATTCTTCCACTGGCAGCTGAGAGTCTTTATATGGGAGAATTTGTGTTTGTCGAGGTCAGCGCTGTCCTCCTTTGACTTGTAGGCCTATCAGTCTCTCTCCTCAGTCTCCGCTGCACGGGTTTGATTCCGGCTTCCTGCGCTGTCGTCTCCGATGACCTCCCCTCAGAAGGGAGGATGGGGATGAGGCTTGAGGTCACTGATAATGTGTAAGTGGGATGACAGGATGTTAAAGTTTTATCTTTTCTCCAAAGTGGAGATGAAAGAAGTCACGCAGAAGCAACAACTTGGCTGGGGTGGTGGTAAAAGCAACAGGCTGCCACAGTTCTCCTCCACGGCCAGGAGAGGGCAGAGTTCTTCCTTTTCCctgtcctcctgctgcagcattGCATATgtactcccctctctctctctatgtaaagtatttaaactaTCTACACGGCTACACCTCAAGTGAggaatttcaaataaaacattacacAATAAGATcaacacagtcaaacacaactCGTTGTCGGGACTCCGTATCCTAGTGTGTGATCTCTAGTAAGCCTTTGCACTGACACACTGACTTACTGGCCCTGAGTGAAGCAA contains these protein-coding regions:
- the zfp36l1a gene encoding LOW QUALITY PROTEIN: mRNA decay activator protein ZFP36L1a (The sequence of the model RefSeq protein was modified relative to this genomic sequence to represent the inferred CDS: deleted 1 base in 1 codon) yields the protein MSTAVVSPFFDFEIMNKNNKLLGFNNNLGAPHPMSVPCTGANVPISSPTGALLDRKAVGSPSVGGVYQRRHSVSSTKFCQNQFLNSLKAGDHCSLISGLGNGGSNKENRMRDRSFSETGERLMNKCLGPASPTGSSSQVNSSRYKTELCRPFEENGSCKYGDKCQFAHGIHELRSLSRHPKYKTELCRTFHTIGFCPYGPRCHFIHNAEERRGPPQQSSPLNSSNKMERPRLQHSYSFAGFSSSAGLRDSPTSVTPPPMFFPDEVSDWPSSNPFTYSSQELANLFGPSLSVGPLGTEPNNPAPPSPTSKPYYFRPMLESPQMFDTPSSPPDSLSDQDGYQSSSGGSLSGSESPTLDTTRRLPIFSRLSISDD